A window of Salmo trutta chromosome 31, fSalTru1.1, whole genome shotgun sequence contains these coding sequences:
- the LOC115169639 gene encoding NAD-dependent protein deacylase sirtuin-5, mitochondrial produces the protein MILRHLVSVGLGPRVSSPVTRGPLVEMTRSASSDMSEFRKVFSKARHIAIITGAGVSAESGVPTFRGAAGYWRKWQSQDIATPEAFFRNPSLVWEFYHYRREVMLSKEPNTAHLAIAECEARLRKQGRSVVVITQVIDDLHRQAGSRHVLKIHGSLFETRCVSCGHVAVNQGSPICAALEGKGSPDPDTSDAKIPPEKLPRCEKSDCNGLLRPNVTWFGETLDSHVLTKVETVLDTCDLCLVVGTSSIVYPAAMFAPQVASRGVPVAEFNIGTTSETTRFTYHFQGPCGATLPLALARHESEVV, from the exons ATGATTCTTCGACATCTAGTTTCAGTTGGACTTGGTCCTCGCGTGTCTTCTCCAGTGACACGTGGGCCTTTGGTAGAGATGACCAGGTCTGCCAGTTCAG ATATGTCTGAATTCCGAAAGGTCTTCTCTAAAGCCAGGCACATAGCCATCATTACTGGGGCGGGTGTGAGTGCAGAGAGTGGAGTGCCTACATTTAGGGGTGCTGCGGGCTACTGGAGGAAATGGCAATCTCAG GATATAGCCACCCCTGAGGCCTTCTTTCGGAACCCTTCCCTAGTGTGGGAGTTCTACCACTACCGACGAGAAGTGATGCTGAGCAAGGAGCCCAATACAGCCCACCTGGCCATTGCAGAGTGTGAGGCCCGGCTGAGGAAGCAGGGCCGCTCTGTGGTAGTCATCACCCAGGTCATAGATGATCTGCACCGCCAGGCCGGATCCAGACATGTCCTCAAGATCCACG GAAGTCTGTTTGAGACGCGCTGTGTGAGCTGTGGACATGTGGCTGTGAACCAAGGCAGCCCAATATGCGCAGCCCTAGAGGGGAAAGG TTCTCCTGACCCAGATACCAGTGATGCCAAGATTCCCCCAGAGAAGCTGCCAAG GTGTGAGAAGAGTGACTGCAATGGTCTGCTCAGGCCCAATGTGACCTGGTTCGGGGAAACTCTGGACTCGCACGTCTTGACCAAGGTGGAGACGGTGCTGGACACCTGTGATCTGTGTCTGGTG GTTGGCACCTCCTCCATAGTGTACCCGGCAGCCATGTTTGCCCCCCAGGTGGCGTCCAGGGGCGTGCCAGTAGCAGAGTTCAACATTGGGACCACCTCTGAGACCACACGCTTC